GGCCAACCGCGGTGCGTGGGTCACCCAGCTCGACCAGGACGACTGCGAGCTGAGCTACGAGATCCGCGAGCGGCTCGAGCCGCTGCTGCTGCGCCGCAGCATGGCCCACCTGCGCGCCGCGGACCACGCGGCCCTCGAGGCCACGCAGGACGAGATCGAGGCGTGCACCGACGTCGAGGAGTTCCTGGTGCTCGACCGCCGACTGCACTGGGCGACGTACGCCGGGGCCGAGCGCAGCGAGCTGCAGGCCATCATCGGGCGGCTGTGGGACACCACCCACCACTACCGCCGGGCGTTCACCTACCTCGCCGGGGCCGAGCGGCGCTGGATCATCAACGCCGAGCACCGGCTGCTGCTGCAGGCCGTGCGCGACGGCGACACGGTCGAGGCCGAGCAGGTGCTGACGATGCACATCCGGCGTACGCGGGTCGAGCTGCGCCAGCACCCCGAGGTGTTCGCCCCGGGCTTCGACGCCTCCGGCCTCGCCGGGTGAGCTGGCCGAGGTCGGTCGCGAGGCGGTCGGTCAGTGGTGCCCGCCGTGCACGAACCAGATGCCCTCGAACGGCACGTCGCCGGAGTTGCGCAGCACGTGCGGGATGCTCGAGTCGAAGCCCAGCGACTCGCCGACCCGCAGGGTGAAGAGCTCCTCGCCGACGGTGACCTCGACCTCGCCGCTCACGACGTAGCCGTACTCGTAGCCGTCGTGGGTCAGCAGCTCGCCGCCGGCGGTCGAGGTCGCCTGGGGCTGGTAGGTGATCTTCATGAAGTTGACGCCCTTCTCGGGCGTCGCGGCCAGTCGCTCCCAGACGACGCCGGCGGCCATCGCGAGCTGGGGCCGGTGCGAGGGGTGAGCCACCGAGATCCGGTTGGCGTACTCCGACGGCTCCCAGGCGTGGACGGGGTCCATCACCGGGGGGACGCCGTGGGCCGCGGCCAGCGTCGCGGGCACGACGGGCTCGGCACCCTGGCTCTGCTCGAAGAGCTCGTCGACCGAGACGTCGAGGATGTGGGCGAAGGTGTAGAGCGTGGCCACCGAGGGCTGCGACTTGCCGTTCTCGATCAACGACACCAGCGACGGGGACACCTCGGCCTGGCGGGCCAGCTCACGCAACGTGAGACCACCCCGGAGCCGCGCGGCCTTGAGCCGTTGTCCCAGGTTGTCCACGTGCGACCTCACCTCTGCCCAGATGGCGTGACTCGGACTTGCCGTCCCGAAAGCCCTGCCCCGTCGGCGGTGCTTTTATGTTGATTCGCATTGAACACTACTGTGGTCGTGACCGCCATCGTCGAGACCGCTGATCGAGAGGACCCCCCGTGTCGGAGTCACCGCCACCCACCCCGCGCCGAGCCCTCGTCGTCGGGGTGACCGGCATCGTGGGCCAGGCCGTGGCCCGCCGGCTCGTCGCCGACGGCTGGGAGACCTACGGTCTCTCGCGCAGCGGCGCGACCCCCCAGCCCGAGGTGCACGCCGTACGCGCCGACCTGGGCGACCGCCAGGGCCTGGCGACCGCGCTGGCCGACGTCAGGCCCCACGTCGTCGCCATCACCGCCTGGACCCGCATGGAGACCGAGGCCGACAACATCCGCGTCAACGGCGGCGCGGTCCGCGACCTGCTCTCCGCCCTCTCGCCCGGCGGATCGGTGCAGCACGTCGCCCTGATGACCGGGCTCAAGCACTACCTGGGCCCGTTCGAGGCCTACGGCCAGGGCGACATGCCCGACACCCCGTTCCACGAGGACGAGGAGCGGCTGCCCTACCCCAACTTCTACTACGCGCAGGAGGACGAGCTCTTCGCCGCCGCCGAGCGCGACGGCTTCACGTGGAGCGTGCACCGCTCCCACACCGTCTTCGGCTTCGCGACCGGCAACGCGATGAACATGATCGCCACGCTGTGCGCCTACGCCTCGCTGTGCCGCGAGAAGGGCCTGCCCTTCGTCTTCCCCGGGTCCGAGATGCAGTGGAACTCCCTCACCGACGTCACCGACGCCGACCTGCTCGCCGAGCAGATGACCTGGGCGGCCGCGACCCCGAGCGGTCAGGACCAGGCCTTCAACACCGCCAACGGCGACGTCTTCCGCTGGCGCTGGCTGTGGCCCCAGGTCGCGGCGTGGTTCGGCCTCGAGTGGGAGGGTCCCACCGGCGAGCCTCGCACGCTCGAGGCCGCCATGGACGGCATGGAGCCCGTCTGGGCCGACCTCGCCGCCCAGCACGGCCTCGTCGAGCCCGACCTCGCCCGGGTCGCCTCCTGGTGGCACTCCGACGCCGACCTGGGACGCACCATGGAGGTCGTGACCGACATGAACAAGAGCCGCACGGCCGGCTTCTCGGCCACCCGCGACACCCGCGCCTCGTTCTTCGCGTACGCCGAGCAGTACCGCGAGGCGCGCGTCATCCCCTGACGGGCATCGGCGCGCGGGGCCGGGCGGTGAGATGGCGACCGAACTCCGACACCAGAAGGTCGCTCTGTCAACGCTCGATCCGCCGAGCGGTGACATAGCGACCAAACCCCAGCCCAGAAGGGTCGCCAGCTCACCGCCCCCGAGGCGCAGGCTGCTCCCCGCACGACCTAGCGCTGGGACGGGGCAGGGAGGGCCGGGTCGACGAGGACCTTGCCGTCGAGCTCGCCGTCGGCGAGGCGCTGCAGCTGGCCGGCGACGTCGTCGAGCGGTCGCACGGAGTCGAGCAGCTCGCTGCCGAGCGGGCTGGTCGCGAGGATGTCGAGGGCCGGCGCCAGGTCGTCGACGCAGACGTGGGCCAGCGTCGTACGGATGCTGATCTCGCGCATCACGAGCGTGTGCACGTCGAGCTCCTCGGGTCGCGACGGCAGGCCCACCTGCAGCACGGTGCCGCCGGGGCGGAGCAGGCGGACCGCGTGCCCGAGCTGGCCGGGCGCGCCGCTGGCCTCGACGACCACGTCGGCCCCGCTGCCCTGGAGCACCTCGGCCAGTACGGCGTCGGAGTCGGGTCCGACCTCGACCACGCGGTCGGCGCCCAGGCGGGCGGCGCGCTCGAGGCGCGAGCCCGCGAAGTCGACGACGGTGATGTCGGCCGGACCCAGGGAGCGCAGGCCGGCCAGCACGAAGGACCCGATGGCCCCCGCCCCGATCAGGACGACCCGGTCACCGGGGGCGACCCCGGCCCGCCGGGCCGCGTGCAGGCCGACGGCCACGGGCTGCGCCAGCCCCGCGTGGTCGAGCGACAGCCCGTCGGGCACGGCGGTGAGGGTGCGCTCGGCGACGGCGACCCGCTCGGCCATGCCGCCGTGGGTGCTCAGGCCGAGGGTGAAGTAGCGACGACAGATGTTGGTGCGGCCCTCTCGGCAGCGGTCGCACTCCCCGCACCAGACGCCCGCACCCGAGGCGACGACGTCGC
The Nocardioides plantarum genome window above contains:
- a CDS encoding GntR family transcriptional regulator; the encoded protein is MDEVVAPVASQRIADHVRGQILAGALPPGTRIRQDDLAAELGASRLPVREALRILQTGGLVTLEANRGAWVTQLDQDDCELSYEIRERLEPLLLRRSMAHLRAADHAALEATQDEIEACTDVEEFLVLDRRLHWATYAGAERSELQAIIGRLWDTTHHYRRAFTYLAGAERRWIINAEHRLLLQAVRDGDTVEAEQVLTMHIRRTRVELRQHPEVFAPGFDASGLAG
- a CDS encoding zinc-dependent alcohol dehydrogenase, which translates into the protein MRAAVYHGPHDVRVEDVPEARPGPDEVLLEVLRSGMCGTDATEWSQGPKAFPLTRPHPVTGHVGPMVLGHEFVGRVLEAVPGGRYAVGDVVASGAGVWCGECDRCREGRTNICRRYFTLGLSTHGGMAERVAVAERTLTAVPDGLSLDHAGLAQPVAVGLHAARRAGVAPGDRVVLIGAGAIGSFVLAGLRSLGPADITVVDFAGSRLERAARLGADRVVEVGPDSDAVLAEVLQGSGADVVVEASGAPGQLGHAVRLLRPGGTVLQVGLPSRPEELDVHTLVMREISIRTTLAHVCVDDLAPALDILATSPLGSELLDSVRPLDDVAGQLQRLADGELDGKVLVDPALPAPSQR
- a CDS encoding SDR family oxidoreductase gives rise to the protein MSESPPPTPRRALVVGVTGIVGQAVARRLVADGWETYGLSRSGATPQPEVHAVRADLGDRQGLATALADVRPHVVAITAWTRMETEADNIRVNGGAVRDLLSALSPGGSVQHVALMTGLKHYLGPFEAYGQGDMPDTPFHEDEERLPYPNFYYAQEDELFAAAERDGFTWSVHRSHTVFGFATGNAMNMIATLCAYASLCREKGLPFVFPGSEMQWNSLTDVTDADLLAEQMTWAAATPSGQDQAFNTANGDVFRWRWLWPQVAAWFGLEWEGPTGEPRTLEAAMDGMEPVWADLAAQHGLVEPDLARVASWWHSDADLGRTMEVVTDMNKSRTAGFSATRDTRASFFAYAEQYREARVIP
- a CDS encoding helix-turn-helix domain-containing protein — its product is MDNLGQRLKAARLRGGLTLRELARQAEVSPSLVSLIENGKSQPSVATLYTFAHILDVSVDELFEQSQGAEPVVPATLAAAHGVPPVMDPVHAWEPSEYANRISVAHPSHRPQLAMAAGVVWERLAATPEKGVNFMKITYQPQATSTAGGELLTHDGYEYGYVVSGEVEVTVGEELFTLRVGESLGFDSSIPHVLRNSGDVPFEGIWFVHGGHH